A region of the Chroicocephalus ridibundus chromosome 1, bChrRid1.1, whole genome shotgun sequence genome:
GTACCTTGCAGTTACTCTTATGAGAAAATCCTTTACGTTTTTCCAGTGCGTGTGCAGTAAGTCCACTGCTCTCAGGAAGCTGCAGCACTCTAGAGCATGTGCTCATGTACTTCTGCACAGGAAGTTTTGTCCTGAGGTATGGAAGCACTGTAGAGATGTGCACCTGCCAGTGTGGTTTGCGTGGCAAATCAAGGTGGGCAGTGAGGCTGAAGCTGGAAACTGCTGCTACAATCAGGTCACAACCAATATAAAGGCTCTTGTGTCCTGGCTGctcacaggagcagcagcagctgatcaGCATATCGCTTTGAGGTATTCTGAGTATTGCCAGTAGTGTCAGCATTCATTAGAGAGCCTCCGTCTTAGCAGATTTTCCCACACATGCCTATCTCTGGGTCCTCCAGATGGCTTCCTGCTCTCCCTGATGACTGTGCTCTGTTCACGTGACAGCTGTGGGCCAGTTTCTGGGTTTACTTCTGGGTTCTGTTCGTGAaagtatttgtgtttgttttggaatAGTTATGGTTGATCAGTGTAACTGCTGCCTTGgactttaaaaactaaaatgtatatatttaatctCAGGCAGTCAAGTAGCAGCTTACAGAATGCTGAGTCTTCCTGTGCTTTACTGACACTGTGGAATTTTTACCGTGCGTTCCAAAAAACCAGCTTTGGTCTTGCCCCAGGAATGACACTAGCTAtaagttttggtttttattagcttttccacttcctttaAATGTGATCAGTAAGTCTTGCTACTGCTTGAAAGTTGTTCCAGTGAGTTAGTTCCTATCTCTTTTTATTTGAGTTCACTTTCTGTTATTAAGTCTTTTTTTGACTGTCAGTGTGACCACTTCTAGGCATTCAAAAGCAGTGAGCTAGACTTCTGAAAGGAAGACAACACAAGGGAAATACTGGAACAAGAGCAATCTGTGATTGTTTCTGGTTTTTGCATAATGTAAAAGAAAGCCAAGTATACCTAACATGAGTAATCCTATCAAGCTTAGCCAAAATGCAGTGTTGTCCATTTGTGCGACTTAGAGGGAGATtatttttgggtgggtttttttggccactTGAGTTTTGAGATTTTGCCAGTCTGTCCATGTCTgtatatttttcctgttctttgtctGCTTGCCTGACATAAATCTGCATCACCCTTAAATGTTCCTTTTTTAGTAACGTCTTGTTCTTTTTGCACTCTCCTTAGTTCTTGTCGTACACAGCACATTCACTCATAGCAAGCAGAAAGAATCTCTGACTTGCATGCAAAACTCACGAAGAAGCAAGGACTGCTATTGCTTCTGtctgtctgaatttttttcaggttttcttgtttctttgggCGTCGTCGACTGTTGCTTAGCTCTACGCACCGAAACCCTGGAGCTGCTGAGAAGTTCCTTGTCCCCCTTCTGCAAGCTGTAGTGCCAGATAGAGAGAAAGCGAGAGATATTTATAATGAAATCCTAGCAAAAATACACCAGTGTCCCCTGCAGAAGGTGAGTAAATGCTCTGTGAGCTCTTTCCTGTTtgtctgatggggaaaaaaattcagctggttcattctttctttttttttttttcgtagtATTTGACCCTGAACCCCCCGTGCCAGGCCCCATCTCTGTCTGCAGTTTTCCATGTGGCAGAACAGAAGAGCTGGGAAGGTTTCAGTCCATCACAGCTGCTTTCCCCCTTGGAGGCACAGCACATGGGGACCCAGGAGCTGAATCGCAGACTGTCCTGGTCCTACTGCACACTCTCAGCAGGAAGCTTCCAGCCCCGATTGGTAAGTGCCTACTTCCCTTTACTGTCTGTGCCTCGAGAGTTCCCAGTTCTCCTCATACCTTCCAGCACCCTGTCTGATGTATTGCTGTTCCTCCTGTTAGGGAATGACACTGCTTTTCTCACCTGTGGCATGTTGAACACAGGCTGAATTTGGGCTGCTGCTATGCACACTTCGATTTATGGCCTTCAAAGATGGGAGGTGTTTGGTGCTCTTTGCAGCTTTCTTTCTGTTGCAGATACTACTGGGTGTGCTGAGAGTCTCCTCCAGGAGCAGttccctccagctgcaggacaAGAGCAGCACGCTTCCCTGCGTGATATCCCATAAGGATGGTAGCCCCTTTGCCCATACAGCTCTCATAGGTATGTCCCATTAAGCTAAATTTGAGAGTGCTGAGCTTTTCCTGTTCTGCCATCCAGCTccaaaagaaggaagaggagacttGGTGTGGAGATGCTGAACTGTCACTGCCTGGCCTCGTGACTGTAAAATGAGGAAATCGAGCTTGCTGtttttctattctctttttaTTAGCTCAGCTCCTATCTCTGTGTTTGCAGGATCACTCTTGCAGGTGGAAAACTACCAGCTTGTAGTGGAGAGATTCCTTCAGACTGATTTTCCCTCCTGGAAGCAGCTGTCAAATCTGGAGCAtgtgagggagaaaaaaaccaggCAAGTCCCTTTATTCagtgcttaaaaattaaaatcttcactCTGCCATTCCACAGTATTTTGGACTATGATAAAGCTGCTTAGTGCCAAAGCAACTGTCCTTTGCTATTGGCAGGAAAGGAGATCTTTATCAGCAACAGACCCACCATCTCAATTTTGTTCAGAATACACTCCGCCTGGTAGCTGCCCTTTACTTCACCCTTGCCCGCTGCTCCTGCTGAATACCTGCGGGGCAGTCGCCAGCAGTGCTTTTCCCAGATGACTGCTTGTTTCAGACAGTCCCCCCTCAGGAACAGGGAGTTTCACTGCTACCATTTGTCATTTCAGTGTCTATGTGCAGTTCTACTTTGAGGATGTTCAGGTTCTCCATGCTGCTGAAGGACAAATCCAGAAAGCCCTTAGGAGAGGAAACAGCTCCTCTTTGAGGAAGAAGGACGATGACAGCTTAACATCTGAAGTGAAAACCCCAGAGGCAAAAACAATGAAATTGGAGGATCCCAAGCCAGATACTCACAGAGCTGAGAACTGTCAGAAGGGCCAGAGCAGCACTAGAGCAACCAGCTGTGTATCTCACCTATTCTTGGTTACCCAGAAAGAGGGTCTTATGTTACGCAATTACCAACTACCCAGAGAAGAAGATGGAGAAGGACAGGACCTGCAGCGCAGTTTCCAGGCCACAGTGCTATGGCTGGGCAGACCTCGGCTCTGGAGCCACCACACAGAAACCGGGAATCTACCGGAGCTGGAAGAGAGCAGCTGCGATGGAAAAGAGGGCATGACACGGCAAGAAGTGAGGCAGGAGGCAGCTTTAGGGGGGGCAGCTTTGATAAGGCTGGGAGCTGGCTTCTCAAGGAGCTTGTGTGATAATTAAGGATCTAGATTCCTAATCAACGGGAGTTATTTTTGTCTTGGTTATCTTTGATGGTACTAACCTTACTTCTCAAGCAAGATGTTATTTTTGGCTTGCCTTcttcttgctgtatttttcattttctaccttTTTCCTAACATTTCTCAtcaccttttttctctctctctctcctcccctctgcctccagaCACTACTGCTCTTCATGGGGAAGTCTCTACGATGGTTTCCATTTCTGCATCTGGATGGGCTGTATCGCTTCATTGTGCCCCACTGCTCGGTAAGAGAGAAATTGTCTTGCTGTTTCCTGTCAGAGACTTTTTGCTGACCTGTGTGTGGGAGTCAGGGAGTCAGAGGGTCACTAAGCTCTTTTTGAGGCTTGGAATTCCCACCCGTCTTGCCAAGGAACTGCTTCTGTTCTGTGTTTAGTTAAAATTTTCAGAGCTCTGAGttcagtggattttatttttctttaaaccacCGTTCTTCAATGGTCCTTTTTTCCTATATAGCTTTCATCTCCTTCCTTTAATAATCCACTTTCTTGCCTTGTCACTCTTCTCTCAGGACTTGGAAGTGTTTGACAAGCTCTGTTTTCCACCTGTGCCAGCGAAGTTCCTGAGCGGGTCATCCTGCCCCCTGTGCCTGCCTGTCCAAGATACCTGGCACTTACAGCATGAAACATGGATCTCCTGTCTGAGTGAGCACCAGGTACGCAGTGCCTTATTGATCTGGACTTTCACAGGGGATTTGTAGATCTCTTCAGAACTAGAACTCTCCAGAAAATTATCAATACAGAATGCCTTGTTGATGAGACCATTCTGCTCGAAGCTCCatcagaggctgctgctgggcttcgCGTTTTCCTGCCTCAGGATTAATTTGGGGAAGAAGCATCAGTTGCTTGATGTGGCTCTAAGCATGCAGAGCTTGTCTTTACTGCTCTGGCTGGGGGTAGCCATAAACTACAATCCGTCTGTGTCTCCCCGCCTTTCTAGCTGGCAACCAGGTCGATGCTGAGAGGCATGAACCAGAGAATTTCCTCCATTCCAGAAGTAATTAGCAACAGGTATGTTAATCTGCCCCAAATTAGATGTGACCGTGCCTCAGGGAGTAGGTCTGCATTTGTCTTTATTGGAGACAGTACTACATTAAACAGCAATGAATTATCCACCCTAGGAATACGGTTTGCAAATCTTCCTATGTCCAAGTAATCCAGGCTGTCCCCATCCTGTTTATCAAAGTTAAAGGGGTTACAGGTGGCAAAACTTCAAAATGGTGTCCAGAAAAAGTTTGAGCTACTACTGGTGTGGACTAGGTTCCAGAGGTCTCTGCTAAATTCCTGTCAGAAATGTAAACAGGTGCATCTGGGAAAATCAGGCTGAAGGtgtaaggtttttttgttgttttttgattgttttggggTGACTTGCTCAAAAAAATACTGGGGTTAGACGCTTTTCTGTTGAAAGCATGTTTAATCTGGGGTGATATGCATGCACGCTGAAATCTTCATCAGTGCCTTATGCTGAACTGAGGGGTTTTTGGTTGCCTTCTTTCtctaattaagaaaaacaattaGGAGTTAAGCAGGTAGAAGGCTGTAGTCTTGTCCGGCCTCTTGTCCCTTTTAACTCTGCCTCTGAAGGCAAGCtcaggtgttcaagggcaggttccCCTGAAACCCATCTCAAGAAACAGCACTCCACCCTGTCCTTTGTGGCAATCTTGTAGTCAGGCCTTCTTCCACTCCCGTTGTCTTCAGGCAGGACAGAAATCCTGGTCTGCTCTCAGTTTCACAGGTTCCCTGGTTTCTTTCTCTGGTGAGATAGTGGAGAGGACTCTGTGTGCCTCTCTCAAGAATGGGAAGCCATCTGTGACTCTCGGCCTTCAAAAGCAGAAAGGTAAGATTGTGACAGCCTGTAAGGTAACaacagtttcatttttgcttctttctgtttcgGAGAGACAGTATACTTGGCTAACTGTGCTCCTGTATCTGAGAATAGTGGAAGCATGACAGGATGTTGCATCCCATTGCCTGTCAGAGGGCTAAGAAACTGTACCCTgcatggggatgggaatgggaatacTGTACCTGGAAAACGTGTGAGGTGGAGCAGTGATAACCTCATTGTAGTGCGAGGGAAAACACCTTTAGCAGGTCCAGCTCAGTGACAGGCTGTGCTAACCTGTGCGTGAGCTCATGGTTTGTGTGGTTCTGTGCCTCCTCAGGGAGTCTGCTAGACGGTGATCACAGCGTGAAGCTCAGCGTCTCAGTTGCTCCAGGCTCCCCTGTTGTGGTGGACATCTACATTGCTGCCGCCTATCTGCAGCATCTCTGGGGTTTGCTACCGGGAGCCAAGATCTTCTTCCAGAACTTGGAACGCAAAATCTCCAGGTACCCCTGCCTTTAGAGCCCTGATCCTGGGCCCCAGCTCTGACTTCTCTTACTGAAACCATCTCTAAGCCTTTCCTCCTGCGGACTTACCTCAGCCCTTGCCCATGCCTTCGTGTCTCCTACTCCCATGCTACAAAGTATTTTCTTACCATGTTACAGAAATAAGGCCAACCCAGCCATGCCAAGAAAACCGAGAGGTTTGGTTTCTGACATCTACTCTTTCATATTGCAGATTCCATAATGTTTATTGCACGTATATTGCCACCAGCTGTGTAAGCATCGTATCTCTGCCAGCTTCTCACCTATCTTTTCCTTCAAGGTGAGTCCAGTGTCTCTTCCCACTTTACAGTGTCCCAAAAAAGGTTTCTATGTTCCGAGCTTCTCACATTCCAATTTCTTCTAGTCCTGCAGGAGAAGCCTCATCCCCCTCGCTAGTGTTTCTATCCAACTTGCAAGCTCACCTTCAACACCTGCCCCAGGCACGGATTTTATGCCACTTGTCCTGTGTACTGACTCTGTCCCTGCAATGGGTTTGCTCGCTTTGCAGCAGCATCTTCAAAGAGGTACTCAAGCTTCCACAGAGGTAACTTGTGAGGAGCCTTGCAGATTCTCTACTCTAACGCATCCTCTGCTACCACGTAGAGGAAGTAAGAGTTCCTGTCCCAATTCCAAAACCTCTTTTTCCAGTGTCTGAAAAGGATTTGTTTATTAGAAAGGGACCAAAATGGCAACTGATGAGAAGTGTGCATCTGCTGTCAGGCAGGCTGACAGCTAGGAGTGGGGATGAAGCAAGGACACGCAGGGGGAGAATCTGACTCTGTTAATGCTCTGCGTTTCCCCTGCTCACTGCTGTTGGAGTTCAGCACCTTGCAGCAGGTCACTTTTTCTCCCCGTACAAACTTTTCCCAAGGCGCTCATTGGACATGCGGTGAAGTTCTTTAATCCTTTGTGTACTTAATTAGGGGAGGGTTAAAAGAAGCAGTggcccctccccttctctctcttaTGCCCACCCATACATAGCTGTAGCTTTACTCTTTCTTCAGGGCAGGTGCACTCGACACAGTCCACCATGTCCGTCACACACAGGAGTGAGGCAAGCCAGTGCACGGTAAGCGCTGTAGAGATTGGATATGGAAAGAGGTGGGTAGGAGGGAATAAATTATACcacagaggggagaggaaaatcAGATCAAGGACAGGATGTGGACAGAATAGCAAGGGCAGAAGTTAAAGTTGTCATGTCTTCCCAGATGTGAACAGATCTCCCTCTCTCTTTACTGAGATCCCCTGTCTGGGACATGACCCTTGTGAGGGAGGCAGGCATTGTCCTGACCTCCCTCTGCATCTTAGTCCGCCTGCTTCTCCATAGGGTGTTGGTGGAAGACGGAACGGGTGAAGCTTTTGTGCTGTGCAGGAACCAGCAAGTCGCAGCAATGCTGGGCCTGAGCCTTGTCGAGTGGGAAGCTCTGCAGAACTGcgtgcagagcagaggcagagtgTCCATTCAGCATGGGGAGGCTACTGGCACGGGGGTGAGTGGGTTATTCTGGTAGCGAATGCAGCGTGCTGGGCTCAAGCTTCAGCTGGACTGGatttccctctgctgtgggggTTCCAGCAGCTCCGTGCCTCCCTCTGCACGTTCACTGGCAACAcaccccttccttcctccctcagTGTGTAGAGGAACCTGAGGATTTTGTTGCTTGCTACCTAAGGAGCCTGTGCAGGAGTCCTCTCATCTGTCGCCCCATCCTGCTGGATTTCAGGCTAGACAGGAAGCCCTCCAAGATCCTGCAGCCTGGTAAGCAAGCACTGTTGGCTTTTGTAATACTTAGcgtgggaaggaagggaggagctgTCTcgccaggctggggaaggaaagCCTTCACTGCCCGCAAAGCAGGATCATTGGAGGATTTCCATCGAATTATGAATTCTGTAGTGCAGACCTGAGATGTCTCTTAGCAGAACCATggttacaaaaatacagaaataatattaTAGAAGTCACTGTATACAACAATATCTTACGTTAATTTTTCTACTTTATACAGAGCATAAAAATAGTATTGAATTGTCCTTGTAGTTGTGAAAACTTCGAGCTTCTATGTTCAAATTTTATATACAGTTCCAAGAAAATATATTGGCTAAACAACCAGGATAGAATTGTTCTCAGGTGTCAGTAAGGGAGaaggtgggggttggggggggggtagTGGTGGTGGGAGAGAACGTGTTTTATTAGCATTCCCCTTTTGCCCTTCTGTCCCCAATATTAAGGTACAGGTTTATTTCTGTGGGGTGCCTCTTACACACAAAACTGTCTCTGTTTTAGAGCAAGGTTCCCCATCGTTGTATGGCAGGGGGTTCTGGCCAGCCAGAGTTACTGTGCAGACCTCTCAAATCAAGTGGGTTTTGACTTCAGACAGGACAGCAGGTAGGGTCAAGACTAGGCCTGAAACTCCTCACCACAGCCACAGAGTTTAAAGCACTGAAGTGTTTTGAATTCATGGGTGCTGATGTCTGAGTTCACGCTGACACAACTGTGAAGTTGCTGCGTTAAGGGGACATTCTTAGCTGCTTGCACTAACACTAGTGCTTGAGTGTAAGTCCAGGTGCTGCAGGGTTTGATTTGCCAAGCTCACCAGAGGATGCTCTGCTGGGGAGACGTTATCTTTTGGCTATCATGTAACACTGTCTGTAAGGCCAGGTTGCTGATAGTGATAAAAGATATAAAGCTCAGTGCATCAGCTATGTGAACAGCACATAGTTCACAGCGTTTCACAGTGTAAAATGTCTGCTTCCTCCAAGTGGGAGGGATGATGGCCAAATGCATTCATCTACTCACATCCTGGATTCATTAATTGTGCTGTCCTTTAGGGTTTAGCGGATGccaagcagctgctgcaaggCCTTTCCTCCCCCAGGAACTTCTACAGCCATGTGCTAGAACAGAGCAGGAGCCCTGTGCTGAGTTGTTACAGGTTGTTATCTTTTCCCCTTCAGCTCCACTGCAGCTGAGAAATTTTCGGTGCGGTGAAATGGAGTTTGTGTCGCAAGTGGGACCTCGGCTGAGCCTGCTGTGCCTGAATGTGGAGGAAGTGGAACAAGGCGCCTTAAACTATCTGAACAGTGAGAGGATTAGGAGGGCATCTTGTCACTGCTGAGTGGGAGCCACTGCTTAGCATCTCTCCCAGTGGGAGAGGAAATACGGAAATACCTACTGGGATcgggactttttttttaatcccctttCCAGTGGGAGCACGAGCCTGTGAGCACAGGGTGAAGGGTGTAGTCAAGAAGCTGCTGTGACCTGTGGAATTCCTGAATGGTCATTCTGGACCATTGCTACCAGTGAAACTGGGCAATGTTTTGGAAGAGAGATGTTCAATACTTTGGACCTAGGGCACACAATGCGTGTATTTTATGTGGTAGTATCTACTaaataaagctattaaaatacagtttaaataccACTGTATCTACTTTGGGGTTTACTTGCTATATGGGGAATGAGGCAGAACATAGATCTTTGGTTCATGAGCCAGAGCCAGGCATTTTGCAGATCATTCACTGTCTTCATGCAAAACTGTACACCTGCCACAAGGGATAGTCTTCTTAACCCagttgaaattattaaaattatgtttttaaagcatttccttcctccaagaagggaagggaagtgaGTAAGTTACTGTTTGGATATTAAATCATGGTGCTAAATCACAGGGCTATATGGACATCATTTTGCAGCCTAAACAGTGGCCTGAACATTACGTGGGGCTGGTAGTGAGAGGAAGGCAGTGAGCTGGGATACAAATTCACAACCTGCTACGGGCTTGCCCATCTGTTCCTGATTAGGAAGGGGATGATTGCAATGGCACGTGCCAGTATCCATGGTGGCACAGGAGACTAACCAATGCAACACATGGGAGATCACCATTTGAAGAGATTCCTCTCCCGTCTGCTTACAGCCATGACCAAGTATTCTGCACTTGCTTTTTGGCAAAATAACATCCAGATCCTTCATCTTATGCTGTAGGCTAGTAAATTCCACACACAATTGCTTTGCTGCCGTATTCCATGTGCAGTGCTGACGGCGTGTTTGAACAGCTACTCtgtgttggggttggtttgtttggcgtttccccccccgcccttccccctTAGTTTGAGCTTTATGTTAAAGTTCAGGGGCTGGGTTCATTGAGCGTGTGTGAACTATCTTCCCTCTCAAGGCCGGCTGGCCGCTTCTAAGAGCAAAGGATGAGTGGCACAAGACCTGGCAGATGCCACCACTCAACAAAATTCTGAGACTCCATCCTAAAAGAGATTGCCACAATAGCTTAAAGCAAAGGTTTGCACGAGTTTTGtttgacagtctttttttttctgcaggtgcTTTCTGGAAAATGGTAAAGATTTTGCTAAAGCTTACTCCCCACCCTTCcttaccaaagaaaacaaaacacaaaaaaaccccaaaataaaccatCAGCCTGAGGAAGACAATGGCTGTAAGTGATGTAAGTTGGAGatcaaaatctgatttaaaaagcGCAACTGCAAGTCCTGTAATAGTAACAAATGGTGCCACAGAAATAGATAGGAAGTGCCAGATAAGAGacttacttaaaaacaaaaaaggccatTTCATCTCTATAGTTATATCTACGTTTAATAACTCTGTTTACTTCTGAATTTGAACTTCCCAGTAGTATCTTGCTAGTCACCCTCTTTTCCTCTCATTATGTATGTTAGTCTTCCGTCTGCTGCCACACTTACTACTCACCTGGTCCTCTTTTATTTCATGTTACAAATGCAATCATCAGTTCTCATATAGGACTTCAGACATGCTGCTTGCCTGTGCCAGGTTGAAGACGTGACACTTGTTC
Encoded here:
- the CTC1 gene encoding CST complex subunit CTC1 isoform X3 is translated as MAEPSAAEQRWLQAAGDFARRALPAREGPGRPEPPPLDAVLRCLRSAGGGDLPLGYSFISIADLQRQQCMPCCSHLTWSTNEFKEWTHQGQGVLPMQSALPRAYLILVGYLTDGRQEDKEKLVDGCLYLKDNTGIIPCELLHFELEWLESLFLFPSWSYIPQTDQSAAGYVEILVDPVPVNLPEEVPDSIPVTYPASAEPLLTSRIPCKKRSKLTVAGELARLGPLLCIHQKAFFFLFLKCFTSTVWVPVLVQKPNQMAWHHVLHLGRRYTITGLSVSSLKKSGQRMFVTGVSSCLLPYCAEQVREQPLDSAWQGESTQSSSFGTPEQLSNSLELGVEDERPGSIKESKIISYVGTVTKILNVQAGLFLLDNKVCLCLAYQQFLNSARGLRPGACVELIDVHLLQKPLVSFPFIVLGACLSSTVVLKSFSRLSTPYQPPASSGNLYLQLLFRYNLGMPLYLWLVSLLETFEERFSCFFGRRRLLLSSTHRNPGAAEKFLVPLLQAVVPDREKARDIYNEILAKIHQCPLQKYLTLNPPCQAPSLSAVFHVAEQKSWEGFSPSQLLSPLEAQHMGTQELNRRLSWSYCTLSAGSFQPRLILLGVLRVSSRSSSLQLQDKSSTLPCVISHKDGSPFAHTALIGSLLQVENYQLVVERFLQTDFPSWKQLSNLEHVREKKTSVYVQFYFEDVQVLHAAEGQIQKALRRGNSSSLRKKDDDSLTSEVKTPEAKTMKLEDPKPDTHRAENCQKGQSSTRATSCVSHLFLVTQKEGLMLRNYQLPREEDGEGQDLQRSFQATVLWLGRPRLWSHHTETGNLPELEESSCDGKEGMTRQETLLLFMGKSLRWFPFLHLDGLYRFIVPHCSDLEVFDKLCFPPVPAKFLSGSSCPLCLPVQDTWHLQHETWISCLSEHQLATRSMLRGMNQRISSIPEVISNSFTGSLVSFSGEIVERTLCASLKNGKPSVTLGLQKQKGSLLDGDHSVKLSVSVAPGSPVVVDIYIAAAYLQHLWGLLPGAKIFFQNLERKISRFHNVYCTYIATSCVSIVSLPASHLSFPSSPAGEASSPSLVFLSNLQAHLQHLPQARILCHLSCVLTLSLQWVCSLCSSIFKEGRCTRHSPPCPSHTGVRQASARVLVEDGTGEAFVLCRNQQVAAMLGLSLVEWEALQNCVQSRGRVSIQHGEATGTGCVEEPEDFVACYLRSLCRSPLICRPILLDFRLDRKPSKILQPAPLQLRNFRCGEMEFVSQVGPRLSLLCLNVEEVEQGALNYLNSERIRRASCHC
- the CTC1 gene encoding CST complex subunit CTC1 isoform X2; this encodes MAEPSAAEQRWLQAAGDFARRALPAREGPGRPEPPPLDAVLRCLRSAGGGDLPLGYSFISIADLQRQQCMPCCSHLTWSTNEFKEWTHQGQGVLPMQSALPRAYLILVGYLTDGRQEDKEKLVDGCLYLKDNTGIIPCELLHFELEWLESLFLFPSWSYIPQTDQSAAGYVEILVDPVPVNLPEEVPDSIPVTYPASAEPLLTSRIPCKKRSKLTVAGELARLGPLLCIHQKAFFFLFLKCFTSTVWVPVLVQKPNQMAWHHVLHLGRRYTITGLSVSSLKKSGQRMFVTGVSSCLLPYCAEQVREQPLDSAWQGESTQSSSFGTPEQLSNSLELGVEDERPGSIKESKIISYVGTVTKILNVQAGLFLLDNKVCLCLAYQQFLNSARGLRPGACVELIDVHLLQKPLVSFPFIVLGACLSSTVVLKSFSRLSTPYQPPASSGNLYLQLLFRYNLGMPLYLWLVSLLETFEERFSCFFGRRRLLLSSTHRNPGAAEKFLVPLLQAVVPDREKARDIYNEILAKIHQCPLQKYLTLNPPCQAPSLSAVFHVAEQKSWEGFSPSQLLSPLEAQHMGTQELNRRLSWSYCTLSAGSFQPRLILLGVLRVSSRSSSLQLQDKSSTLPCVISHKDGSPFAHTALIGSLLQVENYQLVVERFLQTDFPSWKQLSNLEHVREKKTSVYVQFYFEDVQVLHAAEGQIQKALRRGNSSSLRKKDDDSLTSEVKTPEAKTMKLEDPKPDTHRAENCQKGQSSTRATSCVSHLFLVTQKEGLMLRNYQLPREEDGEGQDLQRSFQATVLWLGRPRLWSHHTETGNLPELEESSCDGKEGMTRQETLLLFMGKSLRWFPFLHLDGLYRFIVPHCSDLEVFDKLCFPPVPAKFLSGSSCPLCLPVQDTWHLQHETWISCLSEHQLATRSMLRGMNQRISSIPEVISNSFTGSLVSFSGEIVERTLCASLKNGKPSVTLGLQKQKGSLLDGDHSVKLSVSVAPGSPVVVDIYIAAAYLQHLWGLLPGAKIFFQNLERKISRFHNVYCTYIATSCVSIVSLPASHLSFPSSPAGEASSPSLVFLSNLQAHLQHLPQARILCHLSCVLTLSLQWVCSLCSSIFKEVLKLPQRVLVEDGTGEAFVLCRNQQVAAMLGLSLVEWEALQNCVQSRGRVSIQHGEATGTGCVEEPEDFVACYLRSLCRSPLICRPILLDFRLDRKPSKILQPEQGSPSLYGRGFWPARVTVQTSQIKWVLTSDRTAAPLQLRNFRCGEMEFVSQVGPRLSLLCLNVEEVEQGALNYLNSERIRRASCHC